The following are from one region of the Actinomyces sp. oral taxon 897 genome:
- a CDS encoding potassium channel family protein yields MHFVIMGCGRVGASMATQLDRMGHSVSVIDQSSDAFRRLPSTFNGRKVKGIGYDRDSLEQAGIDEAYAFAAVSNGDNSNIVAARVARESFGVERVVARIYDARRADIYERLGIPTVATVRQTADQMMRHVLPGGAASEMVDASGAVSLVQPDVAGAWVGMTVSSLEERLGVRVAWISRGSSALLPEAATVVQDLDRLHVAVVSERVGAVQRALSRPPASEV; encoded by the coding sequence GTGCACTTCGTCATTATGGGCTGTGGGCGCGTGGGCGCCTCCATGGCCACGCAGCTGGACCGGATGGGGCACTCGGTGTCGGTGATCGACCAGAGCTCGGACGCCTTCAGGCGCCTGCCCTCTACCTTCAACGGCCGTAAGGTCAAGGGGATCGGCTATGACCGTGACTCCCTGGAGCAGGCGGGCATTGACGAGGCCTACGCCTTCGCGGCGGTCTCCAACGGGGACAACTCCAATATCGTGGCCGCGCGGGTGGCCCGGGAGAGCTTCGGGGTGGAGCGGGTGGTGGCGCGTATCTACGACGCCCGCCGGGCCGACATCTACGAGCGCCTGGGGATCCCGACGGTGGCGACGGTGCGTCAGACCGCTGACCAGATGATGCGTCACGTCCTGCCCGGGGGCGCGGCCAGTGAGATGGTCGACGCCTCGGGGGCGGTGAGCCTGGTGCAGCCTGACGTGGCGGGCGCCTGGGTGGGGATGACGGTGTCGTCCCTGGAGGAGCGCCTGGGGGTGCGGGTGGCCTGGATCTCCCGGGGCTCGTCGGCCCTGCTGCCCGAGGCGGCCACGGTGGTCCAGGATCTGGACCGGCTGCACGTGGCGGTGGTCTCCGAGCGTGTGGGTGCCGTGCAGCGTGCCCTGTCCCGTCCCCCTGCCAGTGAGGTGTGA
- a CDS encoding alkaline phosphatase family protein, with protein MTGATGVPHLREVLAAAAVSSGLHLHGTVPGALTHDQACRAARSWGLGQDPGGTVLVMADGLGLELLLQRRGHAPTLRSWLAEAESAPTLEATTCAPTTTAAALTTLGTSALPGTTGMVGYSVVNPAHQPLPPDATPCREHLLCLISWEGQDAPAPRAWQDVPTVFERLRPAARAAAPLAVAVTPARFAGSGLTEAALRGARHVGADRLEDRPAHAVRALRRGVPLVYLYVGELDHAGHAHGWRSQQWLTQLERLDRALDHLLRAVPAGTRVVLTADHGMVDTDADHRVTVTDHPDLVRDVTAVAGEPRLTSLCVRGSDPDLAHEVARRWRDHLGQAALWVGTREQSAALLGPLSPRARGVVGDVLVAMAGSWVVVDPRVHAPAAMALPGVHGSLTRAETSVPLLVRRA; from the coding sequence GTGACCGGGGCGACCGGCGTGCCCCACCTGCGTGAGGTGCTCGCCGCCGCCGCCGTCAGCTCCGGCCTGCACCTGCACGGCACCGTCCCGGGGGCCCTGACCCACGACCAGGCCTGCCGGGCCGCCCGCTCCTGGGGCCTGGGCCAGGACCCCGGCGGGACCGTGCTGGTCATGGCCGACGGGCTGGGCCTGGAGCTCCTCCTCCAGCGGCGCGGGCACGCACCCACCCTGCGCTCGTGGCTGGCCGAGGCCGAGTCCGCCCCCACCCTGGAGGCCACCACCTGCGCCCCCACCACCACCGCGGCTGCCCTGACCACCCTGGGGACCAGCGCCCTGCCCGGGACCACCGGCATGGTCGGCTACAGCGTGGTCAACCCCGCCCACCAGCCCCTGCCCCCCGATGCCACCCCCTGCCGGGAGCACCTCCTGTGCCTCATCTCCTGGGAGGGCCAGGACGCCCCCGCCCCCCGCGCCTGGCAGGACGTCCCCACCGTCTTCGAGCGCCTGCGCCCCGCCGCCCGCGCCGCCGCCCCCCTGGCCGTGGCCGTCACCCCCGCCCGGTTCGCCGGCTCGGGGCTGACCGAGGCCGCCCTGCGCGGGGCCCGTCACGTCGGGGCCGACCGCCTCGAGGACCGTCCCGCCCACGCGGTCAGGGCCCTGCGCCGCGGGGTCCCCCTGGTCTACCTCTACGTCGGCGAGCTCGACCACGCCGGGCACGCCCACGGCTGGCGCTCCCAGCAGTGGCTCACCCAGCTCGAGCGCCTCGACAGGGCCCTGGACCACCTCCTGCGCGCCGTGCCCGCGGGCACCCGGGTCGTCCTGACCGCCGACCACGGCATGGTGGACACCGACGCCGACCACCGTGTCACCGTCACCGACCACCCGGACCTGGTCCGGGACGTCACCGCGGTGGCCGGCGAGCCGCGCCTGACCTCCCTGTGCGTGCGCGGCTCGGACCCCGACCTGGCCCACGAGGTGGCCCGGCGCTGGCGCGACCACCTGGGCCAGGCCGCCCTGTGGGTGGGCACCCGCGAGCAGTCCGCCGCGCTGCTGGGGCCCCTGTCACCGCGTGCCCGGGGTGTCGTGGGGGACGTCCTGGTGGCCATGGCCGGCTCCTGGGTCGTCGTCGACCCCCGCGTCCACGCCCCCGCCGCCATGGCCCTGCCCGGGGTCCACGGCTCCCTGACCCGTGCCGAGACCAGCGTCCCCCTGCTGGTGCGTCGCGCCTGA
- a CDS encoding OB-fold nucleic acid binding domain-containing protein: MSLAGRAHDLLAALRWSREDLDARDEAASASARGTVPIGDLTPRSPARVSGVLRAVTYRPATAKPVLVGQLFDGTGSVDLVWIGRRSIAGVTPGRHLIASGTVVAGRARPVIYNPAYELLVPGA, translated from the coding sequence ATGAGCCTGGCCGGACGCGCCCACGACCTGCTGGCGGCCCTGCGCTGGAGCCGTGAGGACCTGGACGCGCGCGACGAGGCGGCCTCGGCCAGCGCCCGCGGCACGGTCCCCATCGGCGACCTCACCCCGCGCAGCCCCGCCCGGGTCTCCGGGGTGCTGCGCGCGGTGACCTACCGACCCGCCACCGCCAAGCCCGTCCTGGTGGGCCAGCTCTTCGACGGCACCGGCAGCGTGGACCTGGTGTGGATCGGACGGCGCTCCATCGCCGGGGTGACCCCCGGCAGGCACCTCATCGCCTCGGGCACCGTGGTGGCGGGCCGGGCCCGCCCCGTCATCTACAACCCCGCCTACGAGCTCCTGGTGCCAGGCGCATGA
- a CDS encoding DUF3159 domain-containing protein, producing MSTPPARPARGVGALGAQSFDALAALGGWRGVTESVAPTLVFVLVLAARPSALLAALGASLALSALALAARLLRHEPPTQAVGGAALAALSAAWAWHSGSATDFYATGLLVNAAWLAGSLASLALGWPVVGLALNGVQALAGATGAGGQDAAQAPRDAPAPWAWRTDPGLRHLNRRYRLGTWILAAMFATRLAVETPLYLAGATGPLGAARLALGVPLFALTLWLIWLLVGPAHHAAPDTTAP from the coding sequence ATGAGCACCCCACCGGCCCGCCCGGCCCGGGGGGTGGGCGCCCTGGGAGCGCAGTCCTTCGACGCCCTGGCCGCCCTGGGCGGGTGGCGCGGCGTCACCGAGTCCGTGGCCCCCACGCTCGTCTTCGTCCTGGTCCTGGCCGCCCGGCCCAGCGCCCTGCTGGCGGCCCTGGGGGCCTCCCTGGCCCTGAGCGCCCTGGCCCTGGCGGCCCGCCTGCTCCGCCACGAGCCCCCCACCCAGGCCGTGGGCGGGGCCGCCCTGGCGGCCCTCAGCGCCGCCTGGGCCTGGCACAGCGGCAGCGCCACCGACTTCTACGCCACCGGCCTGCTCGTCAACGCCGCCTGGCTGGCCGGCTCCCTGGCCTCCCTGGCCCTGGGCTGGCCGGTGGTCGGCCTCGCCCTCAACGGCGTCCAGGCCCTGGCGGGCGCCACGGGAGCCGGGGGGCAGGACGCCGCCCAGGCCCCCCGGGACGCCCCGGCCCCCTGGGCCTGGCGCACCGACCCCGGCCTGCGCCACCTCAATCGGCGCTACCGGCTGGGGACCTGGATCCTGGCCGCCATGTTCGCCACCCGCCTGGCCGTGGAGACCCCCCTGTACCTGGCCGGCGCCACCGGCCCCCTGGGGGCGGCCCGCCTGGCCCTGGGCGTCCCCCTGTTCGCCCTGACCCTCTGGCTCATCTGGCTGCTGGTCGGCCCCGCCCACCACGCGGCCCCCGATACCACCGCCCCCTAG
- a CDS encoding DUF3710 domain-containing protein: MGLFSRHRAARVADAAPEPAPPDPDPQGPWDAAAVPEAVSTASYIDLGSLRVPAVAGMQLRLESMTPDGHPTAAVIVLAGSSLELRAFAAPRTTGIWEELREDITLELRRGRARTSVTDGPHGPEITSQVPVRDSQGHEAVVNVRFIGVDGPRWFLRGVLQGRAASDEAAAAPLREVLDQVVVVRDSQARPPREILPLRDPSAAAGPEPEDLPGLDPLRPGPTIAEVR; the protein is encoded by the coding sequence ATGGGTCTGTTCTCCCGCCACCGTGCCGCCCGCGTCGCCGACGCCGCCCCCGAGCCCGCCCCGCCCGACCCGGACCCCCAGGGGCCCTGGGACGCGGCCGCCGTACCCGAGGCCGTCAGCACGGCCTCCTACATTGACCTGGGCTCCCTGCGCGTGCCCGCCGTGGCCGGCATGCAGCTGCGCCTGGAGAGCATGACCCCCGACGGCCACCCCACGGCCGCCGTCATCGTCCTGGCGGGCTCCAGCCTGGAGCTGCGCGCCTTCGCCGCCCCGCGCACCACCGGGATCTGGGAGGAGCTGCGTGAGGACATCACCCTGGAGCTGCGCCGCGGCCGGGCCCGCACCTCGGTCACCGACGGCCCCCACGGCCCGGAGATCACCAGCCAGGTGCCGGTACGCGACTCCCAGGGCCACGAGGCGGTGGTCAACGTGCGGTTCATCGGCGTGGACGGCCCCCGCTGGTTCCTGCGCGGCGTCCTCCAGGGGCGGGCCGCCTCCGACGAGGCCGCGGCCGCCCCCCTGCGCGAGGTCCTCGACCAGGTCGTCGTGGTACGCGACTCCCAGGCCCGCCCGCCCCGCGAGATCCTGCCCCTGCGGGACCCCTCGGCGGCTGCCGGCCCGGAGCCGGAGGACCTGCCCGGGCTCGACCCCCTGCGTCCCGGGCCGACGATCGCCGAGGTCCGATGA
- a CDS encoding GNAT family N-acetyltransferase, with amino-acid sequence MTPVYGGPRRGTAWSMLRPGLRSALPRLLSWSPLGPADNTDLAALIARAEQADNPPFRTSAEETAEYFLDPTYSGVAGRDEDGLMRAFGLVRLRPAAEIFASMSGVVDPAWRRRGIGMALLHWQAERARHLVGAERSGRASPEGGRPVPAHVVTTVMEDDEGLKDHLAELGFEPRRWYREVRRSLSEPIPHVRTDGFLTIEPWTAEREDAVRRAHNEVIGQGWGNQVLTPEEWSVGRAFFAPSWSLVAVDRSGDRDRVAGYLRSARYEQDWQALGWSEGYTDMLGVRAQYVGRDVGRALLTAAMRAYAADGMDYAAAGVDSENPSGAVDLYEGLGYHATRGTILYGLDV; translated from the coding sequence TTGACTCCCGTCTACGGCGGCCCCCGGCGGGGTACCGCCTGGTCAATGCTCCGACCCGGCCTGCGCTCCGCCCTACCCCGCCTCCTGAGCTGGTCCCCGCTGGGGCCCGCGGACAACACCGACCTCGCCGCGCTCATCGCCCGGGCGGAGCAGGCTGACAACCCTCCCTTCCGCACCAGCGCGGAGGAGACGGCCGAGTACTTCCTCGACCCCACCTACTCGGGGGTGGCCGGGCGTGACGAGGACGGGCTCATGCGGGCCTTCGGGCTGGTGCGCCTGCGCCCGGCCGCTGAGATCTTCGCCTCCATGAGCGGGGTGGTCGACCCCGCCTGGCGCAGGCGCGGCATCGGCATGGCCCTGCTGCACTGGCAGGCCGAGCGGGCCCGCCACCTGGTGGGGGCCGAGCGCAGCGGCCGGGCGTCCCCGGAGGGGGGCAGGCCGGTGCCCGCCCACGTGGTGACCACCGTCATGGAGGACGACGAGGGCCTCAAGGACCACCTGGCCGAGCTCGGCTTCGAGCCCCGGCGCTGGTACCGGGAGGTGCGCAGGTCCCTGAGCGAGCCGATCCCGCACGTGCGGACCGACGGGTTCCTGACTATCGAGCCCTGGACGGCGGAGCGTGAGGACGCGGTGCGCCGGGCCCACAACGAGGTCATCGGCCAGGGGTGGGGCAACCAGGTCCTCACCCCCGAGGAGTGGTCGGTGGGGCGCGCCTTCTTCGCCCCCTCCTGGAGCCTGGTGGCCGTGGACCGCTCCGGGGACCGGGACCGGGTGGCCGGCTACCTGCGCAGCGCCCGCTACGAGCAGGACTGGCAGGCCCTGGGGTGGTCCGAGGGCTACACGGACATGCTGGGGGTGCGCGCCCAGTACGTCGGGCGGGACGTGGGCCGGGCCCTGCTGACGGCGGCCATGCGCGCCTACGCGGCCGACGGCATGGACTACGCGGCGGCGGGGGTGGACTCGGAGAACCCCAGCGGGGCCGTCGACCTGTACGAGGGCCTGGGCTACCACGCCACCCGCGGCACCATCCTCTACGGCCTGGACGTGTGA
- a CDS encoding DUF5998 family protein, with the protein MTQPSPTDADAATTLAAQVARAGYYPELVLASLDLALGAEEVVADLVQSETTFGEDVHRHVTVMALTATRLVIVHVDDVPGPDGAPGAVATSEAVPVSSIRSVVLTRAVTSPADAGGVLTELTIAVAWGAVRRLDLEPASCPDPACKADHGLTGTSVPEDVVIRVAAGVEGAHALARAEAFARSLSAATARSPW; encoded by the coding sequence ATGACGCAGCCCTCCCCTACGGACGCAGACGCGGCCACCACGCTCGCCGCCCAGGTCGCCCGCGCCGGCTACTACCCCGAGCTGGTGCTGGCCTCCCTCGACCTGGCCCTGGGGGCCGAGGAGGTCGTGGCCGACCTGGTCCAGAGCGAGACGACCTTCGGGGAGGACGTCCACCGGCACGTGACCGTCATGGCGCTGACCGCCACGCGCCTGGTCATCGTCCACGTCGACGACGTCCCGGGCCCTGACGGGGCCCCCGGGGCCGTCGCCACCAGCGAGGCCGTGCCCGTGTCCTCCATACGCTCGGTGGTCCTGACCCGCGCGGTGACCAGCCCGGCCGACGCCGGGGGGGTGCTCACCGAGCTGACCATCGCCGTGGCCTGGGGCGCCGTACGCCGGCTGGACCTGGAGCCGGCCTCCTGCCCCGACCCCGCCTGCAAGGCCGACCACGGCCTGACCGGCACCTCCGTGCCCGAGGACGTCGTCATCCGGGTGGCCGCGGGGGTCGAGGGCGCCCACGCCCTGGCCCGTGCCGAGGCCTTCGCCCGCAGCCTGTCCGCCGCGACCGCGCGCTCGCCGTGGTGA
- the sepH gene encoding septation protein SepH — MIELELLGANGDSVVMTDARGTRYNIVVDDALRAAVRRERPSARPSAEEPPAPGTPVRPRDIQALLRSGASVQEVATATGLTVDHVSRFEGPVSAERHNAVRQAQSYRIGWEKDSPVLGELVVDRLATRGVDPATLSWDALRHGRDPWQITLTFIQGAEEKEARWELNLPARSVIALDDEARWLTEAASLGRRPSVFDQDTEASGASSHPEDAESVSPTGTDVLLENLASNRGRRLTVLEPPEEDEDDIREADEEGQAQVLSMSDHRRAYGQASAQAPSEAPVTGAVHTLTGAVRTTAGVQTALTGTQRPVEEEIVQDGVLEEPRRSQRKRKRRQQVPSWDEIVFGAKPE, encoded by the coding sequence ATGATCGAGCTCGAGCTGCTGGGCGCCAACGGCGACAGCGTCGTGATGACCGACGCGCGCGGGACGCGGTACAACATTGTGGTCGACGACGCCCTGCGCGCGGCGGTCCGCAGGGAGCGCCCCTCCGCCCGTCCGTCCGCCGAGGAGCCCCCGGCCCCCGGCACGCCGGTGCGTCCGCGTGACATCCAGGCCCTGCTGCGCTCGGGGGCCTCCGTCCAGGAGGTGGCCACGGCCACCGGCCTGACGGTGGACCACGTCTCCCGGTTCGAGGGCCCGGTGAGCGCCGAGCGCCACAACGCGGTCCGGCAGGCCCAGTCCTACCGAATCGGCTGGGAGAAGGACTCCCCCGTCCTGGGCGAGCTCGTCGTGGACCGCCTGGCCACCCGCGGGGTGGATCCCGCCACCCTGAGCTGGGACGCGCTGCGCCACGGCCGCGACCCCTGGCAGATCACCCTGACCTTTATCCAGGGGGCCGAGGAGAAGGAGGCCCGCTGGGAGCTCAACCTGCCGGCACGCTCGGTCATCGCCCTGGACGACGAGGCCCGCTGGCTGACCGAGGCCGCCTCGCTGGGGCGCCGCCCCTCGGTCTTCGACCAGGACACCGAGGCCTCCGGGGCGTCCTCCCACCCCGAGGACGCCGAGTCCGTCTCCCCCACCGGCACCGACGTGCTCCTGGAGAACCTGGCCTCCAACCGGGGCCGGCGCCTGACGGTGCTGGAGCCCCCGGAGGAGGACGAGGACGACATCCGGGAGGCCGACGAGGAGGGGCAGGCCCAGGTGCTGTCCATGTCGGACCACCGCCGCGCCTACGGCCAGGCGTCGGCCCAGGCCCCCTCCGAGGCGCCGGTGACCGGGGCGGTACACACGCTCACGGGGGCCGTGCGCACCACCGCCGGCGTGCAGACGGCCCTGACCGGCACCCAGCGCCCCGTGGAGGAGGAGATCGTCCAGGACGGCGTCCTGGAGGAACCCCGCCGCTCCCAGCGCAAGCGCAAGCGCCGCCAGCAGGTGCCCTCCTGGGACGAGATCGTCTTCGGCGCCAAGCCCGAGTAG
- a CDS encoding DNA gyrase/topoisomerase IV subunit A, translating to MTPQPSTPPSSVHGDGEVVEQDLSVEMRTSFLEYAYSVIYARALPDARDGLKPVQRRILFQMDRMGLRPDRPHVKSSRVVGDVMGRLHPHGDTAIYEALVRLAQPFTMRLPLVDGHGNFGSLDDGPAAPRYTEARLAAPALALTADIDQDTVDFSPNYDYTLTEPEVLPAAFPNLLVNGASGIAVGMATNMPPHNLAEVVAAARHLVSHPDATLEDLTALVPGPDLPTGGVVVGLEGIREAYRTGRGRFSTRAVARVENLTPRRKGIVITELPYLVGPEKVIARVKETVASKKLQGIADIADLTDRHNGTRLVVTVKNGYNPEAVLAQLYRYTPLEDSFSINNVCLVDGQPRTLGLRELLEVFVGHRLAVVRRRTRFRLGRRRERAHLVDGLLVAVVSIDEVIALIRSSDDATAARTRLMEALDLSEPQASYILELQLRRLTRFSVIELEKERDELAREIKDLEAVLADDARLRRLVSRELAQVARELGTPRRTALMESPGGVAVAGPPTPGADAGPQEAGPAVSLVAGARDVPLTIPDDPCRVLLSATGLVARVPGAQAVPRTGARQAHDALASQVAGSVRGQVGAVTSRGRLVRLEVVSVPEVARTQGAPALDGGTPAGLLAELEDAETVVGLVPLAGSDRGGDGPAAPIALATSQGVVKRVKVGDEPRNGDAWEVISLAEGDEVVWASTAADTDVIVLVASDAQLLRFQAARVRPQGRGAGGMAGISLHEGARVVAAGRVPADLVSEALVVTVAGARQALPGTSAGSVKVTPLDRYPAKGRATGGVRAQRFLRGEDHLTLAWVGLGPARAVDARGRAVDLPEADERRDASGTPAPAPIAAVG from the coding sequence ATGACTCCTCAGCCCTCGACGCCTCCCTCCTCCGTGCACGGCGACGGCGAGGTCGTCGAGCAGGACCTGTCGGTGGAGATGCGCACCAGCTTCCTGGAGTACGCCTACTCCGTCATCTACGCGCGCGCCCTGCCCGACGCCCGCGACGGCCTCAAGCCGGTCCAGCGGCGCATCCTGTTCCAGATGGACCGCATGGGCCTGCGCCCCGACCGGCCCCACGTGAAGTCCTCCCGGGTGGTGGGCGACGTCATGGGACGCCTGCACCCGCACGGGGACACGGCCATCTACGAGGCCCTGGTGCGCCTGGCCCAGCCCTTCACCATGCGCCTGCCCCTGGTGGACGGGCACGGCAACTTCGGCTCCCTGGACGACGGCCCGGCGGCCCCCCGCTACACCGAGGCGCGCCTGGCCGCCCCGGCGCTGGCGCTGACGGCGGACATCGACCAGGACACCGTCGACTTCTCCCCCAACTACGACTACACCCTCACCGAGCCCGAGGTGCTGCCCGCGGCCTTCCCCAACCTGCTGGTCAACGGGGCCTCGGGCATCGCGGTGGGCATGGCCACGAACATGCCGCCCCACAACCTGGCCGAGGTGGTGGCCGCGGCCCGCCACCTCGTCAGCCACCCGGACGCCACCCTGGAGGACCTGACGGCCCTCGTGCCCGGCCCGGACCTGCCCACCGGCGGCGTGGTGGTGGGCCTGGAGGGGATCCGGGAGGCCTACCGCACCGGGCGGGGCCGCTTCTCCACCCGGGCGGTGGCCCGCGTGGAGAACCTCACCCCCCGCAGGAAGGGCATTGTCATCACCGAGCTGCCCTACCTGGTGGGCCCGGAGAAGGTCATCGCCCGGGTCAAGGAGACGGTGGCCTCCAAGAAGCTCCAGGGCATCGCCGACATCGCGGACCTGACCGACCGCCACAACGGCACCCGCCTGGTGGTCACCGTCAAGAACGGCTACAACCCCGAGGCGGTCCTGGCCCAGCTCTACCGGTACACGCCCCTGGAGGACTCCTTCAGCATCAACAACGTGTGCCTGGTGGACGGCCAGCCCCGCACCCTGGGCCTGCGTGAGCTGCTGGAGGTGTTCGTGGGCCACCGCCTGGCGGTGGTGAGGCGACGCACCCGCTTCCGCCTGGGCAGGCGGCGTGAGCGGGCCCACCTGGTGGACGGGCTCCTGGTGGCCGTGGTCAGCATTGACGAGGTCATCGCGCTCATCCGCTCCAGCGACGACGCCACCGCCGCCCGGACGCGCCTCATGGAGGCCCTCGACCTCTCCGAGCCCCAGGCCTCCTACATCCTGGAGCTCCAGCTGCGCCGGCTCACCAGGTTCTCCGTCATCGAGCTGGAGAAGGAGCGTGACGAGCTGGCCCGTGAGATCAAGGACCTGGAGGCGGTCCTGGCCGACGACGCCCGGCTGCGCCGCCTGGTCTCCAGGGAGCTGGCGCAGGTGGCCAGGGAGCTGGGCACCCCGCGGCGCACGGCGCTGATGGAGTCACCCGGTGGCGTCGCGGTGGCCGGGCCCCCGACCCCGGGGGCCGACGCCGGGCCCCAGGAGGCGGGCCCGGCGGTCAGCCTCGTGGCCGGGGCCAGGGACGTGCCCCTGACCATCCCCGACGACCCCTGCCGGGTGCTGCTGTCCGCCACCGGCCTGGTGGCCCGCGTGCCCGGGGCGCAGGCGGTGCCCCGCACCGGGGCGCGCCAGGCCCACGACGCGCTGGCCTCCCAGGTGGCGGGCAGCGTGCGCGGCCAGGTCGGGGCGGTCACCAGCCGGGGGCGGCTGGTACGCCTGGAGGTGGTCTCCGTCCCGGAGGTGGCCCGCACCCAGGGGGCGCCCGCCCTGGACGGGGGCACGCCCGCAGGCCTGCTGGCGGAGCTCGAGGACGCCGAGACCGTGGTGGGCCTGGTCCCCCTGGCCGGGTCGGACCGTGGCGGGGACGGCCCGGCCGCGCCGATCGCCCTGGCCACGTCCCAGGGGGTCGTCAAGCGGGTCAAGGTCGGTGACGAGCCCAGGAACGGCGACGCCTGGGAGGTCATCTCCCTGGCCGAGGGCGACGAGGTGGTCTGGGCGTCCACGGCGGCCGACACCGACGTCATCGTCCTGGTGGCCTCCGACGCCCAGCTGCTGCGCTTCCAGGCCGCCCGGGTACGCCCCCAGGGGCGGGGGGCCGGGGGCATGGCGGGCATCAGCCTGCACGAGGGCGCCCGGGTCGTCGCCGCGGGCCGCGTCCCGGCCGACCTGGTGTCCGAGGCGCTGGTGGTCACCGTGGCCGGGGCCCGGCAGGCCCTGCCGGGCACGAGCGCGGGCAGCGTCAAGGTCACCCCCCTGGACCGCTACCCCGCCAAGGGGCGGGCCACCGGGGGGGTGCGCGCCCAGCGCTTCCTGCGCGGGGAGGACCACCTGACCCTGGCCTGGGTGGGCCTGGGGCCGGCCCGAGCCGTGGACGCCCGGGGCCGGGCCGTGGACCTGCCCGAGGCCGACGAGCGCCGCGACGCCTCCGGCACGCCCGCACCCGCCCCCATCGCCGCCGTCGGGTGA
- a CDS encoding DUF4193 domain-containing protein, whose amino-acid sequence MATDYDAPRKNDDEPEADSIEELTARRKDHSQEAIEEDENEVAEGFELPGADLSREELSVHVVPQAEDEFTCSECFLVHHRSQLAYVDDATGLPVCTDCAS is encoded by the coding sequence ATGGCAACTGACTACGACGCCCCGCGCAAGAACGATGACGAGCCGGAGGCCGATTCCATCGAGGAGCTCACCGCCCGCCGCAAGGACCACTCCCAGGAGGCCATCGAGGAGGACGAGAACGAGGTCGCCGAGGGCTTCGAGCTGCCCGGCGCCGACCTGTCCCGCGAGGAGCTCAGCGTGCACGTCGTACCCCAGGCGGAGGACGAGTTCACCTGCTCGGAGTGCTTCCTGGTGCACCACCGCAGCCAGCTCGCCTACGTCGACGACGCCACCGGCCTGCCGGTGTGCACCGACTGCGCCAGCTGA
- a CDS encoding potassium channel family protein — translation MKIVIAGAGSVGCSISRELISHGHRVVLIDRSPEAMRIASVPEADWHLADAGDIDMLTEAGVGDCDVMVAATGDDKTNLVVSLLSKTEFGVPQVVARINNPKNEWLFDEAWGVDVSVSTPRIMTSLVEEAVSVGSLVPVFSFHQSGALMHELTLPDDSPVIGELVSEIPLPPHTVLAAILREYRPINPDRDERFERGDELIFLTAREGEGTLGEIPLIFSPEDDAPAPEELDELL, via the coding sequence ATGAAGATCGTTATCGCCGGGGCCGGGTCGGTGGGGTGCTCCATCTCCCGTGAGCTCATTAGCCACGGGCACCGTGTGGTCCTGATCGACCGGTCCCCTGAGGCCATGCGTATCGCCTCGGTGCCTGAGGCGGACTGGCACCTGGCTGACGCCGGTGACATCGACATGCTGACCGAGGCCGGTGTGGGGGACTGCGACGTCATGGTGGCGGCCACGGGGGACGACAAGACCAACCTGGTGGTCTCCCTGCTGTCCAAGACGGAGTTCGGGGTCCCCCAGGTGGTGGCGCGGATCAACAACCCCAAGAACGAGTGGCTCTTTGACGAGGCCTGGGGCGTGGACGTGTCGGTGTCGACCCCGCGTATCATGACCTCCCTGGTGGAGGAGGCGGTCTCGGTGGGGTCGCTGGTGCCGGTGTTCTCCTTCCACCAGTCCGGGGCGCTCATGCACGAGCTGACCCTGCCTGACGACTCGCCGGTCATCGGTGAGCTGGTCAGCGAGATCCCCCTGCCCCCGCACACGGTGCTGGCCGCCATCCTGCGTGAGTACCGTCCGATCAACCCTGACAGGGACGAGCGTTTTGAGCGCGGGGACGAGCTGATCTTCCTGACCGCCAGGGAGGGTGAGGGCACGCTGGGCGAGATCCCGTTGATCTTCTCCCCCGAGGACGACGCGCCGGCCCCCGAGGAGCTGGACGAGCTGCTCTAG